The sequence ATGTGGCATCAAGACGTTGAAGCCTTGGTTTCTCATATTCAACAATCTGAAGAGTTACTTAGTATAGTACATCGCAAACCAATTTCGCTACGTTTGTGGCAGTTTTTGGTTTGGCTGAGTGAGAAGTTCGGTCGTGAAGTTGAACAAGGTAAGCTTATCGACCTTAACGTCACTCATCAGGAAATGGCTGAAGTGTTAAATACTACAAGAGTAACTGTTACTCGTTTGCTGCAACAGTTTGAAGATGAGCAGGCTTTAGTACGTCACAAACGTCGCATCATTATACGTTTACCTAATAAAGATGGTAGAAAATAATCATATTGTTAGGTGATTAACACTGTTAACCACTTAACCTTTCTCTGGTAGAATAAGCTTGTTTATTCATAAGTATAATCCCTTAAATTAACCTTAAACTAAAATTTTCTTAAAAATTTTAAGTTGAGTTAATTTAAGGGCAGGGCTTATGATTCTACTATTAAGCAATAATTTTACCGGTGTGAGTGAGAAGATGAGAAAAGCAATTTGGAAGGTTCTAAAACTAAGCCCAGTTATCTTTGCAGCTACAGTATTTACAGCTAATAGTGCATTAGCTGAAGAAATTAATAAACAAGTGACACCTGTTGCCGATCTATCTGAAGATACAGCTTCTATGGAGCAGGTTACTTCAGTATCGCAGTTTTCTGACGTACAGCCGACGGATTGGGCATTTCAAGCATTGCAATCATTGGTAGAGCGTTACGGTTGTATTGCAGGTTATCCCAACGGAACATATCGCGGAAATCGTGCTTTAACTCGTTATGAATTTGCAGCAGGTTTAAATGCTTGTTTGGATAGAGTTAACGAATTGATTGCAACGGCGACAGCGGATATTGTTAGTAGAGAAGATTTAGCAACTTTACAACGTTTGCAAGAAGAATTTAGCGCAGAGTTAGCAACCTTGCGCGGTAGAGTTGATGCATTGGAAGCTCGCACTGCTGAATTAGAAGCAAATCAATTTTCTACCACTACTAAATTGAAGGGTGAAGTCATATTTGCTTTATCTGATGCTTTCGGTGAGGCTATTGATGGTACAGACTTAGATGGTAGTTCAGATAATACAACCTTTACCGATAGGGTACGTTTAAATTTTGATTCTAGCTTTACGGGTAGAGACAAATTAAGAGTCCGCCTGCAAGCTCGGAACGTGACAAGATACGATAACGTCACCGGTACCGACATGGCTAGGCTGGCTTTTGACGGAGAAGATGGAAACGACTTTACAGTAAGCGAATTATGGTATCAGTTTAAGCTCGGTGATGCATTACAGGTAAAAGTTGATGCTGTTGATGCCGAAATGAACGATAACATGGAAGTATTTAACCCTGCTTTTGAAAGCAGTGGTTCCGGTGCTATTTCTCGCTACGGACGTTTTAGCCCGATTTACCGTCAAGGTGGTGGTGCTGGTTTAACCTTAACCTTCGCTCCTAAATCTCCAATCAGCGCTTCAGTTGCTTATACGGCTGACGAAAACAGCGATCCCACATCCGGTAGAGGACTTTTTGACGGTAATTATACAGCCCTCGGTCAAATTGCTTTCAACCCCAGCAAATCTTTTGGTGTTGGTTTTACCTACGCTCGTAGATATCAAAATCAAGAAGGTGGCGTTAGCTTATTTAATTCTACAGGTGGTACCTTAGCCAATCAGCCCTTTGGTGATATTGCAACTACTGCTAACCACTACGGTATACAGGCTTTAGTAAGACCGACTTCTAACATATCTGTTTCCGGTTGGGCTGGTTATTCGGATGCTACAGCTAAAGCCGGACCAAACGAAGGTGATGATGCAGAAATGTTCTACTGGGCTGCTGCACTGGCTTTGAGAGATTTGGGTGCTAAGGGTAGTACTCTAGGTGTGATTTTTGGTCAACCACCTAGAGTAACTGAGAGCGATTTAGTTGAAGACACTGATACTTCTTACCACTTAGAAGCACTCTACAA comes from Rivularia sp. PCC 7116 and encodes:
- a CDS encoding Crp/Fnr family transcriptional regulator codes for the protein MYSTNRPVNSSFSQNPNNTSSSSLPQRLFTRREVIPPRNDVLWRIERGAVRTLTWSEDGAFITLGYWGPGDLVGYPLSRVKPYQIECLTSVEVSVLPPQMWHQDVEALVSHIQQSEELLSIVHRKPISLRLWQFLVWLSEKFGREVEQGKLIDLNVTHQEMAEVLNTTRVTVTRLLQQFEDEQALVRHKRRIIIRLPNKDGRK
- a CDS encoding iron uptake porin — its product is MRKAIWKVLKLSPVIFAATVFTANSALAEEINKQVTPVADLSEDTASMEQVTSVSQFSDVQPTDWAFQALQSLVERYGCIAGYPNGTYRGNRALTRYEFAAGLNACLDRVNELIATATADIVSREDLATLQRLQEEFSAELATLRGRVDALEARTAELEANQFSTTTKLKGEVIFALSDAFGEAIDGTDLDGSSDNTTFTDRVRLNFDSSFTGRDKLRVRLQARNVTRYDNVTGTDMARLAFDGEDGNDFTVSELWYQFKLGDALQVKVDAVDAEMNDNMEVFNPAFESSGSGAISRYGRFSPIYRQGGGAGLTLTFAPKSPISASVAYTADENSDPTSGRGLFDGNYTALGQIAFNPSKSFGVGFTYARRYQNQEGGVSLFNSTGGTLANQPFGDIATTANHYGIQALVRPTSNISVSGWAGYSDATAKAGPNEGDDAEMFYWAAALALRDLGAKGSTLGVIFGQPPRVTESDLVEDTDTSYHLEALYKLPINDNIAITPGVLVIFNPEHDNDNDTIYVGTLRTTFKF